Proteins from a genomic interval of Pseudomonas anuradhapurensis:
- a CDS encoding MFS transporter — MTAHAMKSGRVLFALAIGAFGIGTTEFTPMGLLPVIAQGVDVSIPSAGMLITAYAIGVMLGAPVMTLLFSRFGKRAALMALMAIFTLGNLLSSLAPDYYTLLASRLVTSLNHGAFFGLGAVVAASVVPKEKQASAVATMFMGLTIANIGGVPAATWVGQQVGWRMAFAGTAALGLLAMAALWFALPKGERGSVPHVRRELAVIARPSVLLAMATTVLGAGAMFTLYTYVAPVLAELTGASDSFVTLGLVLIGVGFTLGNSLGGRLADWSLDGAARIFLAALAAIMLLMPLVLGSHIGAALVLLVWGMFTFAVVPPLQMRVMIAAIEAPGLASSINVGAFNLGNALGAALGGAVISLDLGYAAVPMAGGVLAAAGLLLVWLGGRSKVVGETAADAG, encoded by the coding sequence ATGACCGCTCATGCAATGAAAAGCGGCCGGGTGCTCTTCGCCCTGGCCATCGGCGCCTTCGGCATCGGCACCACCGAGTTCACCCCGATGGGCCTGCTGCCAGTGATCGCCCAGGGCGTCGATGTAAGCATTCCCAGTGCAGGCATGCTGATCACCGCCTATGCCATCGGCGTGATGCTCGGCGCACCGGTAATGACGTTACTGTTCAGCCGTTTCGGCAAGCGCGCAGCGCTGATGGCGCTGATGGCCATCTTCACCCTGGGCAACCTGCTGTCGTCGCTGGCACCGGACTACTACACCCTGCTCGCCTCGCGGCTGGTCACCAGCCTCAACCACGGCGCGTTCTTCGGCCTTGGCGCGGTGGTAGCGGCCAGCGTGGTACCCAAGGAGAAACAAGCCAGTGCCGTGGCGACCATGTTCATGGGCCTGACCATCGCCAACATTGGCGGCGTGCCGGCCGCCACCTGGGTCGGCCAGCAGGTCGGCTGGCGCATGGCCTTTGCCGGCACCGCCGCGCTGGGCCTGCTGGCCATGGCCGCGCTGTGGTTCGCCCTGCCCAAGGGTGAGCGCGGCAGCGTGCCGCATGTGCGCAGGGAGCTGGCCGTGATCGCCCGCCCCAGCGTGTTGCTGGCGATGGCTACCACCGTGCTCGGCGCCGGTGCCATGTTCACCTTGTACACGTATGTCGCGCCGGTGCTGGCCGAACTGACCGGCGCCTCGGACAGCTTCGTCACCCTCGGCCTGGTGCTGATCGGCGTCGGCTTCACCCTGGGCAACAGCCTGGGCGGTCGCCTGGCCGACTGGTCGCTGGATGGCGCAGCGCGGATCTTCCTCGCGGCGCTGGCGGCAATCATGCTGCTGATGCCGCTGGTACTGGGCAGCCATATCGGCGCCGCCCTGGTCTTGCTGGTGTGGGGCATGTTCACCTTTGCCGTGGTGCCACCGCTGCAGATGCGGGTGATGATCGCGGCCATCGAGGCGCCGGGGCTGGCCTCGTCGATAAACGTCGGTGCCTTCAACCTGGGTAATGCCCTGGGCGCTGCGCTGGGTGGTGCGGTGATCAGCCTGGACCTGGGCTATGCGGCGGTGCCGATGGCCGGCGGTGTACTCGCGGCAGCCGGGCTGCTGCTGGTTTGGCTGGGCGGGCGCAGCAAGGTCGTGGGCGAAACCGCTGCCGACGCGGGCTGA
- the dkgB gene encoding 2,5-didehydrogluconate reductase DkgB, whose protein sequence is MSIPSFGLGTFRLTGQAVIDSVKSALELGYRVIDTAQIYNNEADVGQAIGESGVPRSELFITTKIWVDNYAADKLIPSLRESLQKLRTDHVDLLLIHWPAPGNGVELPEYMAALAEAKALGLTRQIGVSNFNIELTRQAIEVVGKGEIATNQIELSPYLQNRKLVAFLKEQGITVTSYMTLAYGKVLKDPVLADIGAKHKATVAQVALAWALQQGYAVIPSSTKRENLASNLLAQSLQLDADDMARIATLERNGREVSPDGLAPAWD, encoded by the coding sequence ATGAGCATCCCTTCTTTCGGTCTGGGTACTTTCCGCCTGACGGGTCAAGCCGTAATCGACTCAGTCAAGTCGGCCCTGGAACTGGGCTACCGGGTCATCGACACCGCACAGATCTACAACAACGAAGCTGACGTCGGCCAGGCCATCGGCGAAAGCGGCGTGCCGCGCAGCGAGCTGTTCATCACCACCAAGATCTGGGTCGACAACTACGCCGCCGACAAACTGATCCCCAGCCTGCGCGAAAGCCTGCAGAAACTGCGCACCGACCATGTCGACCTGCTGCTGATCCACTGGCCAGCCCCAGGCAACGGCGTTGAACTGCCTGAATACATGGCCGCCCTGGCCGAAGCCAAGGCGCTGGGGCTGACCCGCCAGATCGGCGTGTCCAACTTCAACATCGAGCTGACCCGCCAGGCCATCGAAGTGGTCGGCAAAGGCGAGATTGCCACCAACCAGATCGAGCTCAGCCCGTATCTGCAGAACCGCAAGCTGGTTGCATTCCTCAAGGAACAAGGCATCACCGTCACCTCGTACATGACGCTGGCCTATGGCAAGGTCCTGAAAGACCCGGTACTGGCCGACATCGGCGCCAAGCACAAGGCCACGGTCGCCCAGGTGGCACTGGCCTGGGCCCTGCAGCAGGGCTACGCGGTGATCCCGTCGTCGACCAAACGCGAGAACCTGGCCAGCAACCTGCTTGCCCAGAGCTTGCAGCTGGACGCCGATGACATGGCCCGGATTGCCACGCTGGAACGCAATGGCCGCGAAGTCAGCCCCGACGGCCTGGCCCCGGCCTGGGATTGA
- a CDS encoding dermonecrotic toxin domain-containing protein encodes MHQPPLTDGSTDALIASRLPSWLTATSLDNLYALHASQQWQQQVQHQLHMRLASITPLDAFAAPLLQQALQARHRLTLDVRRAMLRRRTLQRFPSHVATIADGVRERIHQQSLLAAALHNFTEDETFTSAILQGTVVQDAQGQEAGISPQAFYTLCRSLDLGGQYQAYLREQLKPDGEPGKQLQALIEESYRAALEAALRLSLFNGEIARHCLPLVSLVAAKPAASTGLQPHALRVFGKLARGVVVFEVAAPDSSHTGLLCWVPDDPHGALTWYATWGQLFLTMGKQFRLPGYVRFFQRFISERDREGYTRALEEALKQGDGNVPVRLDGRHEVIEQPLFEYLRNQQIETLLDNAKVLAVPTADVDAQERDRRLHFYLESALDLLGLASFGLPALALPLLGITALQVADEVYEGYADWQLGDRQGALEHLYSVAETVIMTGVNVGAGLAAQRLARAAYVDELVPVQTDKHTLKLCDPMLPGYAVEAEGVTGVLSSADQGEVIRTPVGSYQTYLEPESQQRRIRHPQRASAYAPILEDNGAGAWRHELERPHEWEGRVQLLQDLATDLTQLDAEVANDVLLATGLDEDHLRRLHIDDAPPPARLLDAIERHRLHTELPWLRDDGFEQHLQALQGVATPEQAVLRRDFPGLSIRAAREIIEHAGEHQREQLQIHQRVPLALAEQARWQLHDARLDRACAGLRQAAAVNRDTEQLALSLIGDEAPWRGTRVEVRLGSMTGETIAHVGADTADEVRTLVRTPHGYEVVGRVADTLSSSSASCSLFDALMLLLDPWQRKRLGQAAESPQALADALSYWASQRRERVAAVLGMAPIASGFRPPVRLGDGRLGYPLSGRGESSLRALRRGMQRLFPELDDQAFVDLIDRARSLGLTPWNYHLRLNEQLRALDQALGRWRRQSSGPMQLLRRARMARRIRNAWRRRTRDEAGHFALILEHSRLSSLPDLPDTVSFDHVTTLTLADLELTNVPEHFLSRFPNVTRLNLASNQLTALPTFERTPGLEELRLAHNRIVINEQSNRQLAGLRHLTTLDLDFNELDVVPQLHLPSTLRHLHLRGNRLRSIPLHLLQRGVLEQIDLRDNRIGVIDEAQLAFLNAHPDRVRLQGNPLPPATLERMNEQVWLPPVRPLPEQPATHESDRWLEGVSGQEASRRRGAWQALRAEQGSADFFAYLEELLGAPEFMRQPVEMRRRVGELLETMQHNAVVRSAMFRQAAMPRGRADLDVLVTRLQVALRTEGVRGRRVERGLRDLARELFRLEQVNRFATQHIERLRLVPGQASSNDVYLAFRVGLADALGIHGQPTYLNLQHVRSVTPEVLSEAEAMVYEAETPETLSQFLSRQFFWEEYVRGAYADQFAAIRQEYAPQLAALEPEPGQAHAPMDAVNRIVAQRQAAERALTLELARGNGWAWWHFAPSHGPGLRAFTRLSRQLEQSLETWQGSSTDAEYHARFSVAQTLRQVWYSGLRGEGPAFNPAIEGLSVSTLPELPVGIRFDRLRTLSLCNQQLTVIEGDFLRRFPNLELLDLSGSRISRLQGLEHLPHLRSLNLGGNLLDTVSGLESLGQLVELDLSGNRLEVFPAGIDRLTHLTSLDLAFNQLSELPERLGSLSALENLQLGGNLLTDLPRAIGNLARLNILNLGSNRLSVVPENLNSLARLTQLYLHHNAIVLDAVSESRLEWFSRLEVLSLEGNPLGSVPPLRYNVHLRYLSLRATGLRAFPLQLMLNHPGLSVDLRGNHITALNEDALRWVEAQPQTVNLEDNHLSEAVMVRLREALGRLQLQRAREEEGNVVAIRKPPSRRG; translated from the coding sequence ATGCACCAGCCCCCCTTGACCGATGGCTCGACCGACGCCTTGATCGCCAGCCGTTTACCGTCCTGGCTGACTGCGACCTCGCTCGATAACCTGTATGCGCTGCATGCGAGCCAGCAATGGCAACAGCAGGTACAGCATCAATTGCACATGCGGTTGGCGAGCATCACGCCGCTGGATGCCTTCGCCGCCCCGTTGTTGCAGCAGGCCTTGCAAGCCCGGCATCGCCTGACGCTGGATGTGCGCCGCGCGATGTTGCGCCGCCGCACTCTGCAGCGTTTTCCATCGCATGTCGCGACCATTGCGGATGGCGTCCGGGAACGAATACACCAGCAAAGCCTGCTGGCGGCAGCGTTGCATAACTTCACCGAGGACGAAACCTTCACCAGCGCCATTCTGCAAGGTACCGTGGTGCAGGATGCGCAAGGCCAGGAGGCAGGTATTTCGCCACAGGCGTTCTACACCTTGTGCCGCTCCCTTGACCTGGGTGGGCAATACCAGGCTTATCTGCGTGAACAACTGAAGCCAGACGGTGAGCCCGGGAAGCAGTTGCAGGCCCTTATCGAGGAGAGCTATCGGGCTGCGCTGGAGGCGGCGCTACGGCTGTCGTTGTTCAACGGGGAAATTGCCCGACACTGCCTGCCGCTGGTCTCGCTGGTGGCTGCCAAGCCAGCGGCAAGTACAGGTTTACAGCCCCATGCATTGCGTGTGTTCGGCAAGCTGGCGCGAGGGGTGGTGGTATTCGAAGTTGCAGCACCCGACAGTTCGCACACGGGGCTGCTGTGCTGGGTACCCGATGATCCTCATGGCGCTCTTACCTGGTATGCAACGTGGGGGCAACTGTTCCTGACGATGGGTAAACAGTTTCGCTTGCCAGGGTATGTCCGTTTCTTCCAGCGTTTCATCAGCGAACGGGATCGTGAGGGGTATACCCGTGCGCTGGAAGAGGCTCTGAAGCAAGGTGATGGGAACGTTCCGGTTCGTCTCGATGGTCGTCACGAAGTGATCGAGCAGCCGCTGTTCGAGTACCTGCGCAATCAGCAGATCGAGACCTTGCTGGACAATGCCAAGGTACTGGCGGTACCCACTGCCGACGTGGATGCGCAGGAGCGTGACCGGCGCCTGCATTTCTACCTCGAAAGCGCGCTCGACCTGCTGGGCCTGGCCAGCTTCGGGTTGCCGGCGCTGGCGCTGCCGTTGCTGGGGATCACTGCGCTGCAGGTAGCCGACGAGGTATATGAAGGGTATGCCGATTGGCAGCTGGGCGATCGACAAGGGGCGCTGGAACACCTCTACTCGGTTGCCGAAACAGTGATCATGACCGGCGTCAATGTCGGCGCTGGCCTGGCAGCCCAGCGGCTGGCCAGGGCAGCCTATGTCGATGAGCTGGTGCCTGTACAGACCGACAAACACACCTTGAAACTGTGCGACCCGATGTTGCCCGGCTATGCGGTAGAGGCCGAGGGCGTTACGGGCGTGCTGTCGTCGGCGGATCAAGGCGAGGTGATACGCACGCCCGTCGGAAGTTATCAAACCTACCTGGAGCCGGAATCGCAGCAGCGTCGTATTCGCCATCCGCAACGTGCCTCGGCCTATGCGCCGATTCTCGAAGACAACGGTGCTGGCGCCTGGCGCCATGAACTCGAAAGGCCGCATGAGTGGGAAGGCCGCGTGCAGCTGTTGCAAGACCTTGCCACTGATCTGACGCAGCTGGATGCCGAAGTTGCTAACGATGTGCTGCTTGCCACCGGCCTGGATGAAGACCACCTGCGTCGTTTGCACATCGATGATGCGCCGCCACCGGCACGGCTGCTCGACGCCATTGAACGTCATCGCCTGCATACCGAACTGCCATGGCTGCGCGACGACGGGTTCGAGCAGCACCTGCAGGCTCTGCAAGGCGTCGCTACCCCAGAGCAGGCCGTATTGCGCAGGGACTTCCCAGGCCTTTCGATCAGGGCGGCGCGCGAAATCATCGAGCATGCCGGGGAGCATCAGCGCGAACAACTACAGATTCACCAGCGTGTTCCCCTGGCCTTGGCCGAACAAGCGCGCTGGCAACTGCATGATGCGCGGCTGGATCGCGCCTGCGCTGGGCTGCGTCAGGCTGCAGCCGTCAATCGCGATACCGAGCAGTTGGCGTTGAGCCTGATCGGCGACGAGGCGCCTTGGCGGGGGACCCGGGTTGAAGTACGGCTTGGTTCGATGACCGGCGAAACGATCGCCCACGTCGGCGCTGACACGGCAGATGAAGTCCGGACATTGGTGCGCACGCCCCACGGCTATGAGGTGGTTGGCCGGGTTGCGGATACTCTGTCGTCCTCTTCGGCGTCATGCAGCTTGTTCGACGCGCTGATGCTGCTGTTGGATCCGTGGCAGCGCAAGCGATTGGGCCAGGCTGCCGAGAGCCCGCAGGCGCTGGCTGATGCGTTGTCGTACTGGGCAAGCCAACGGCGTGAACGGGTGGCCGCCGTGCTTGGCATGGCACCCATCGCATCAGGTTTCAGGCCGCCGGTCCGGTTGGGTGACGGGCGTCTAGGCTATCCGTTGAGCGGACGGGGTGAAAGCAGCCTTCGTGCATTGCGCCGCGGTATGCAACGACTGTTTCCGGAACTGGACGATCAGGCATTTGTCGACCTTATCGACAGGGCGCGAAGCCTCGGGTTGACGCCGTGGAACTACCATCTGCGCCTGAATGAGCAACTGCGTGCCCTCGATCAGGCATTGGGCCGATGGCGGCGGCAATCATCCGGCCCTATGCAACTGCTGAGGCGGGCCCGCATGGCACGGCGAATTCGTAACGCCTGGCGCCGCAGAACCCGCGACGAGGCCGGACACTTCGCGTTGATCCTGGAACATTCACGGCTGAGCTCGCTGCCTGACTTGCCCGATACCGTCAGCTTTGATCATGTGACCACACTGACCTTGGCAGATCTGGAACTGACTAATGTTCCTGAGCACTTTCTGTCTCGTTTCCCGAATGTGACCAGGCTGAACCTGGCGAGTAACCAGCTGACTGCACTGCCAACGTTCGAACGCACGCCTGGGTTGGAGGAGCTGCGGCTGGCGCATAACCGGATCGTGATAAACGAACAGAGCAATCGGCAGCTGGCTGGCTTGCGCCACCTGACCACTCTTGATCTTGATTTCAACGAATTGGATGTCGTGCCACAGCTGCACTTGCCAAGCACGCTTCGACACTTGCATTTGCGTGGCAACCGGCTGCGAAGCATACCCCTGCACTTGCTGCAGCGGGGTGTGCTGGAGCAGATCGATCTGCGCGACAACCGTATCGGTGTCATTGATGAAGCTCAGCTGGCATTCTTGAACGCCCATCCTGACAGGGTGCGCCTGCAAGGCAACCCGCTGCCCCCGGCCACACTGGAACGGATGAACGAGCAGGTGTGGCTGCCACCCGTGCGGCCATTACCTGAGCAGCCCGCTACCCACGAGTCGGACCGTTGGCTGGAAGGTGTGAGTGGGCAGGAAGCAAGCCGGCGCAGGGGGGCTTGGCAAGCGTTGCGCGCCGAGCAGGGCAGCGCCGACTTTTTTGCCTATCTCGAAGAGTTGCTGGGGGCTCCCGAGTTCATGCGCCAACCGGTAGAAATGCGCCGACGGGTGGGCGAGTTGCTCGAAACCATGCAGCACAATGCGGTTGTCCGCAGTGCCATGTTCCGCCAGGCTGCGATGCCGCGCGGACGCGCCGATCTCGATGTGTTGGTGACAAGGCTTCAGGTTGCATTGCGCACCGAAGGAGTGAGAGGGCGGCGGGTGGAACGGGGGCTGCGCGATCTGGCTCGTGAGCTGTTCCGGCTGGAGCAAGTCAACCGATTTGCAACTCAGCATATCGAGCGCTTGCGCTTGGTGCCCGGCCAAGCCAGTTCGAATGACGTCTACCTCGCCTTCAGAGTGGGCCTGGCTGACGCATTGGGCATTCATGGGCAACCGACCTACCTGAACCTGCAACACGTTCGCAGTGTAACGCCTGAGGTGCTGTCAGAAGCCGAAGCCATGGTGTATGAAGCTGAAACGCCTGAGACGTTGAGCCAGTTTCTGTCGCGGCAATTTTTCTGGGAAGAATATGTCCGTGGCGCTTATGCCGACCAATTCGCCGCGATTCGTCAGGAATACGCGCCGCAGCTAGCTGCACTGGAGCCCGAGCCGGGTCAGGCGCATGCCCCGATGGACGCTGTAAACAGGATTGTCGCCCAGCGCCAGGCGGCAGAGCGTGCACTGACCTTGGAACTGGCACGTGGCAATGGCTGGGCGTGGTGGCACTTTGCGCCGTCCCATGGGCCTGGCCTTCGAGCGTTTACCCGGCTGTCGAGGCAATTGGAGCAAAGCCTCGAAACCTGGCAAGGCTCGTCGACCGATGCGGAGTATCACGCGCGCTTCTCGGTTGCGCAGACATTGCGTCAGGTCTGGTACTCAGGCTTGCGCGGTGAAGGCCCAGCCTTCAATCCTGCTATCGAGGGACTATCGGTTAGCACGCTGCCGGAGCTTCCGGTGGGTATCCGCTTCGACAGGCTTCGTACATTGTCGCTGTGCAACCAGCAGCTCACGGTCATTGAGGGTGATTTTCTACGGCGCTTTCCCAATCTGGAACTGCTCGACCTGTCGGGCAGCCGTATTTCCCGACTGCAAGGGCTGGAGCACTTGCCGCACCTGCGCAGCTTGAACCTTGGGGGCAACCTGCTTGATACAGTGTCAGGCCTCGAAAGCCTGGGGCAGTTGGTCGAGTTGGACCTCAGTGGTAACAGGTTGGAGGTATTCCCGGCCGGTATCGATCGTTTGACCCACCTTACAAGCCTGGACTTGGCCTTCAACCAGTTGAGTGAGCTTCCAGAGCGGCTGGGTTCGCTGTCAGCGCTCGAGAACCTGCAGCTCGGTGGCAACCTGTTGACCGACCTGCCACGCGCTATCGGTAACCTGGCGCGGTTGAACATTCTCAACCTTGGTAGCAACCGATTGAGCGTGGTTCCGGAAAACCTGAATAGCTTGGCAAGGTTGACCCAGCTATACCTGCACCATAACGCTATTGTGCTTGACGCCGTAAGCGAATCGCGACTGGAGTGGTTCTCAAGACTAGAGGTGCTGAGTCTGGAGGGGAATCCGCTAGGCAGCGTCCCACCGCTGCGTTACAACGTCCACCTGCGTTATTTGTCCCTGCGTGCCACTGGATTGAGGGCTTTCCCGCTTCAATTGATGCTGAATCATCCAGGCCTGAGTGTGGACTTGCGTGGCAATCACATCACTGCCTTGAACGAGGATGCGCTGCGTTGGGTGGAGGCACAGCCTCAAACGGTCAACCTCGAAGACAATCACTTGAGTGAGGCGGTAATGGTTCGTTTGCGCGAAGCCTTGGGGCGTCTGCAATTGCAACGAGCCAGGGAAGAAGAGGGGAACGTGGTCGCGATTCGAAAACCGCCAAGCCGCCGAGGCTAG
- a CDS encoding DUF934 domain-containing protein: MQRIIKNNQIVDETWHLLPKETSFDELTNCDDYIVPLQMWRDHAHALKARDGGLGIWLDSDEEAEEIGDDVHHFQVIALNFPAFTDGRNYSNARLLRDRYGFKGELRAIGDVLRDQLFFMARCGFDAFAIRADKDPEDALQSLKDFSVTYQAATDEPLPLFRRR, from the coding sequence ATGCAGCGAATCATTAAGAACAACCAGATCGTCGACGAAACCTGGCACCTGCTGCCCAAGGAGACCTCGTTCGACGAGCTGACCAACTGCGACGACTACATTGTCCCGCTGCAGATGTGGCGCGACCATGCCCATGCGCTGAAAGCCCGCGACGGCGGCCTGGGCATATGGCTGGACAGTGATGAAGAAGCGGAAGAAATCGGCGACGACGTGCACCACTTCCAGGTCATCGCCCTGAACTTCCCGGCTTTCACCGACGGGCGCAACTACTCCAATGCGCGCCTGCTGCGTGACCGTTACGGCTTCAAGGGCGAGCTGCGGGCCATTGGTGACGTGCTGCGCGACCAGCTGTTCTTCATGGCCCGTTGCGGCTTCGACGCGTTCGCCATCCGTGCCGACAAGGACCCGGAAGACGCGCTGCAAAGCCTGAAAGACTTTTCGGTGACCTACCAGGCTGCCACCGACGAGCCGCTGCCGCTGTTCCGCCGCCGCTAA
- a CDS encoding nitrite/sulfite reductase has product MYVYDEYDQRIIEDRVKQFRDQTRRYLAGELSEEEFRPLRLQNGLYIQRFAPMLRVAVPYGQLNARQVRTLAKIARDYDKGYAHISTRQNVQFNWPALEDVPDILAELATVQMHAIQTSGNCLRNTTTDQFAGVAADEIIDPRPWCEIVRQWTTFHPEFAYLPRKFKIAINGSQEDRAAIEVHDIGLEPVRNAAGELGFRVLVGGGLGRTPVVGSFINEFLPWQDLISYLDAILRVYNRYGRRDNKYKARIKILVKALTPEVFAEKVEAEMVHLRGGSSTLTEAEVQRVSRHFVDPDYLALDNVDYSALDAEYPGFARWRSRNTRAHKRPGYVAVTLSLKPTGVAPGDLTDKQLDAVADLAERYSFGFLRTSHEQNIILADVEQRQLHALWLELREAGFATPNIGLLTDIICCPGGDYCSLANAKSIPIAESIQRRFDDLDYLFDIGEIDLNISGCMNACGHHHVGHIGILGVDKKGEEFYQVSLGGNAARGASLGKILGPSFAQDDMADVIEKLIAVYVEQRTEEERFIDTYQRIGIDPFKERVYAANH; this is encoded by the coding sequence ATGTACGTATACGACGAGTACGATCAGCGGATCATCGAGGACCGCGTCAAGCAGTTCCGTGATCAGACCCGCCGCTACCTGGCCGGGGAACTGAGCGAAGAAGAATTCCGCCCTCTGCGCCTGCAGAACGGCCTTTACATCCAACGTTTCGCACCCATGCTGCGTGTCGCCGTGCCGTACGGCCAGCTGAACGCCCGCCAGGTCCGCACCCTGGCCAAGATCGCCCGCGACTACGACAAGGGCTACGCCCACATCTCCACCCGCCAGAACGTGCAGTTCAACTGGCCGGCGCTGGAAGACGTCCCAGACATCCTCGCCGAGCTGGCCACCGTGCAGATGCACGCGATCCAGACCAGCGGCAACTGCCTGCGCAACACCACCACCGACCAGTTCGCCGGTGTCGCTGCGGACGAGATCATCGACCCACGCCCCTGGTGCGAAATCGTCCGCCAGTGGACCACCTTCCACCCGGAATTCGCCTACCTGCCGCGCAAGTTCAAGATTGCCATCAACGGTTCGCAGGAAGACCGCGCCGCCATCGAAGTGCATGACATCGGCCTGGAGCCGGTGCGCAATGCCGCTGGCGAACTGGGCTTCCGCGTGCTGGTCGGTGGCGGCCTGGGCCGTACGCCGGTAGTCGGCTCGTTCATCAACGAGTTCCTGCCCTGGCAGGACCTGATCAGCTACCTCGATGCCATCCTGCGCGTCTACAACCGTTACGGCCGCCGTGACAACAAGTACAAGGCGCGGATCAAGATCCTGGTCAAGGCCCTTACCCCGGAAGTGTTCGCCGAGAAGGTCGAGGCCGAAATGGTCCACCTGCGCGGCGGCAGCAGCACCCTGACCGAAGCCGAAGTGCAGCGCGTTTCGCGCCACTTCGTCGACCCGGACTATCTGGCCCTCGACAATGTCGACTACAGCGCCCTGGATGCCGAATACCCAGGCTTTGCCCGCTGGCGCTCGCGCAACACCCGCGCCCACAAGCGCCCGGGGTACGTGGCCGTGACCCTGTCACTCAAGCCCACCGGCGTTGCCCCGGGCGACCTGACCGACAAGCAGCTGGATGCCGTGGCCGACCTGGCCGAGCGCTACAGCTTCGGTTTCCTGCGCACTTCGCACGAGCAGAACATCATCCTCGCCGATGTCGAGCAGCGCCAGCTGCACGCACTGTGGCTGGAGCTGCGCGAGGCCGGCTTCGCCACCCCGAACATCGGCCTGCTGACCGACATCATCTGCTGCCCGGGCGGTGACTACTGCTCGCTGGCCAACGCCAAGTCGATCCCGATCGCCGAATCCATCCAGCGCCGCTTCGACGACCTGGACTACCTGTTCGACATCGGCGAGATCGACCTGAACATTTCCGGCTGCATGAACGCCTGCGGCCACCACCACGTGGGCCACATCGGCATTCTCGGCGTGGACAAGAAGGGCGAGGAGTTCTACCAGGTGTCGCTCGGCGGCAATGCTGCGCGAGGCGCGAGCCTGGGCAAGATCCTCGGCCCGTCCTTCGCCCAGGACGACATGGCCGATGTGATCGAGAAGCTGATCGCCGTGTACGTCGAGCAACGTACCGAGGAAGAGCGTTTCATCGACACCTACCAGCGTATCGGCATCGACCCCTTCAAGGAACGCGTCTATGCAGCGAATCATTAA
- a CDS encoding ABC transporter substrate-binding protein: MLKALCQSLCLILPLAASAQPASVVFLNPGLSTETFWTSYTRFMQAAADELGMTLRVEYSERRADQALSHARAILDGPQRPDYLVLVNEQYVAPEIMRLSRGTGVKLFLVNNGLTTSQALSIEAQPDKYAEPLGTLVSNDEEAGYQMLHQMVAQLPRDGGPVDLVAFAGVNTTPASQLRVEGMRRALADCPQVRLRQVVYGGWNRQRAYEQAQQLLERYPDTRLVWSANDEMAFGAMQAFEEAGRRPGHDVLFGTVNSSPEALRARIDGRLSVLLGGHFTLGGWAMVMLHDDAQGLTVNRDGLREHRVPVLQSIDQAKAQRWLKLRERADYGVDFQRYSALGRPADYQYPFLKAPMDF, translated from the coding sequence ATGCTCAAGGCGTTGTGCCAAAGCTTGTGTCTGATTCTGCCGCTGGCGGCAAGTGCGCAACCGGCTTCGGTGGTCTTTCTCAACCCAGGGCTGTCCACCGAGACGTTCTGGACCAGTTATACCCGTTTCATGCAGGCCGCCGCAGACGAGCTGGGCATGACCCTGCGCGTCGAGTACAGCGAGCGCCGTGCCGACCAGGCGCTGAGCCACGCCAGGGCGATCCTGGACGGGCCGCAGCGGCCGGACTACCTGGTACTGGTCAACGAGCAGTATGTAGCCCCGGAAATCATGCGCCTGTCGCGTGGCACCGGGGTCAAGCTGTTCCTGGTCAACAACGGCCTCACCACCAGCCAGGCGCTGAGCATCGAGGCCCAGCCCGACAAGTATGCCGAGCCCCTGGGAACCTTGGTCAGCAACGATGAGGAGGCAGGCTACCAGATGTTGCATCAGATGGTCGCGCAACTGCCCCGTGACGGTGGGCCAGTGGACCTGGTGGCCTTTGCCGGGGTCAATACCACCCCGGCCTCACAGCTGCGCGTAGAGGGCATGCGCCGCGCCTTGGCCGACTGCCCTCAGGTGCGCCTGCGTCAGGTGGTATATGGTGGCTGGAACCGTCAGCGCGCCTACGAGCAGGCGCAGCAATTGCTGGAGCGCTACCCGGACACCCGCTTGGTGTGGTCGGCCAATGACGAGATGGCCTTTGGTGCCATGCAGGCGTTCGAAGAGGCTGGGCGCCGACCGGGCCATGACGTGCTGTTCGGTACCGTGAACAGTTCGCCCGAAGCCCTGCGTGCGCGTATCGACGGGCGCCTGAGTGTGCTGCTGGGCGGGCATTTCACCCTCGGCGGCTGGGCCATGGTGATGCTGCACGACGATGCCCAAGGGTTGACGGTGAACCGTGATGGCCTGCGCGAGCACCGCGTGCCAGTGTTGCAGTCGATCGACCAGGCCAAGGCGCAACGTTGGCTCAAACTGCGGGAACGGGCCGATTATGGGGTCGATTTCCAGCGTTACAGTGCCCTAGGGCGGCCGGCCGATTACCAATACCCGTTTCTCAAGGCGCCCATGGACTTTTGA
- a CDS encoding DUF2970 domain-containing protein: MDDSSQGKPPTFWQMLHSILAAAFGVQSGKNRARDFTHGKASHFIVLGTLFTLVFVAVLIGLVQLALHLAR; this comes from the coding sequence ATGGACGATTCCAGCCAGGGCAAACCCCCAACTTTCTGGCAGATGCTGCACAGCATCCTCGCCGCCGCTTTCGGCGTACAAAGCGGCAAGAACCGCGCCCGCGACTTCACCCACGGCAAGGCCAGCCATTTCATTGTGCTGGGGACGCTGTTCACCCTGGTGTTCGTCGCCGTATTGATCGGCCTGGTGCAACTGGCCCTGCACCTTGCCCGCTAG